In one Nitrososphaera viennensis EN76 genomic region, the following are encoded:
- a CDS encoding Snf7 family protein, with translation MTMSKWVKSESVVTSTDDSPSPIAAAAVSPKPGGPLRPRLEAVQKRIENQIARLDDLLSSLKMRDDETFRKLMASIKESNAQYSTVLSAELAKARQVSRVVSIARVALEKIHGRLASVSDFGDLVIVLSPAMAVVKSVRSSLVPFVPEMEEDLGIISELLSGILVDAGQVGGYTINFETANEEAVRLVDEASSTVEHKMKEELPGIPDLPMVPTTTKVA, from the coding sequence ATGACGATGTCAAAATGGGTCAAATCCGAATCAGTGGTTACCTCTACCGACGATTCACCATCACCAATAGCGGCTGCCGCCGTTTCGCCCAAGCCGGGAGGCCCCCTGAGGCCGCGGCTTGAGGCGGTGCAGAAGAGGATAGAGAACCAGATAGCCCGGCTCGACGACCTCCTGTCGTCTTTGAAGATGCGCGACGACGAGACGTTCCGCAAGCTCATGGCCTCGATAAAGGAGAGCAACGCCCAGTACTCTACCGTGCTTTCTGCAGAACTGGCAAAGGCAAGGCAGGTAAGCCGCGTCGTCTCGATAGCCAGGGTGGCGCTTGAGAAGATCCACGGCCGGCTTGCGTCCGTGTCGGACTTTGGCGATCTTGTCATAGTCCTGAGCCCGGCGATGGCCGTCGTGAAAAGCGTGAGGTCGTCGCTGGTGCCTTTTGTGCCAGAGATGGAGGAAGACCTTGGCATAATCTCGGAACTCTTGAGCGGGATACTGGTGGACGCCGGCCAGGTGGGCGGTTACACTATCAACTTCGAGACTGCAAACGAGGAAGCCGTGAGGCTTGTTGACGAGGCATCAAGCACTGTAGAGCACAAGATGAAGGAGGAGCTCCCCGGAATCCCAGACCTTCCGATGGTACCAACAACAACAAAGGTTGCCTAG
- a CDS encoding AAA family ATPase, translating to MSLAPQELENSASKYAAEAIRLDSQGSRGMAIQSYQRAIEALVKLVQIYPDYKLNKVYMERANAYQNRIKALQMSHGLDDDRPNPIEDNNRVEPANGHGKGSAGSSSGGSSKSGNVETLKADFDDLVMKDKPKVSWDEVIGLDDAKRAIRESIVYPMKRPDLFPLGWPRGILLYGPPGCGKTLLAAAAAAEIDGYFINVDAASMMSKWLGEAEKNISKLFTMARKLNESEGVPVLLFIDEIDSLLGQRNSEVGGEVRVKNQFLTEMDGINGKSKESQLYVIGATNKPWSLEAGFLRRFQKRIYVTLPDNASRTNLFNQYTRPLNTESALKIDELAKITDGYSASDIKDICQSVQLRVVNELFESGKAMEANANPRPVGTTDFREILKIRKPSVSVDMIRAYMRWSDQFKAL from the coding sequence ATGAGTCTCGCACCCCAAGAACTTGAAAATAGCGCTAGCAAGTATGCAGCCGAGGCGATCAGGCTTGACTCCCAGGGCTCAAGAGGAATGGCTATCCAGTCATACCAGAGGGCAATTGAGGCACTCGTCAAGCTGGTACAGATCTACCCGGATTACAAGTTGAACAAGGTCTACATGGAACGGGCAAACGCGTACCAGAACCGCATCAAGGCACTCCAGATGTCCCACGGGCTTGACGACGACAGGCCGAACCCGATCGAGGATAATAATAGGGTCGAGCCGGCAAACGGCCACGGCAAGGGCAGTGCCGGTTCTTCTTCTGGCGGCAGCAGCAAGTCCGGCAACGTGGAGACGCTAAAGGCAGACTTTGACGACCTTGTCATGAAGGACAAGCCAAAGGTGAGCTGGGACGAGGTTATCGGCCTTGACGACGCCAAGAGGGCTATACGCGAGTCTATCGTTTACCCGATGAAGAGGCCGGACCTGTTTCCCCTTGGGTGGCCGCGCGGAATACTGCTGTACGGGCCGCCGGGATGCGGAAAAACGCTGCTTGCAGCAGCTGCGGCAGCAGAGATCGACGGCTACTTCATCAACGTCGACGCGGCGTCGATGATGAGCAAGTGGCTGGGCGAGGCAGAAAAAAACATATCGAAACTGTTCACGATGGCGCGCAAGCTCAACGAAAGCGAAGGCGTGCCCGTGCTTTTGTTCATAGACGAAATCGATTCGCTCCTTGGCCAGCGCAACAGCGAGGTAGGAGGCGAGGTAAGGGTAAAGAACCAGTTCCTGACAGAGATGGACGGCATCAACGGCAAGTCAAAAGAGTCGCAGCTCTACGTCATCGGCGCGACCAACAAGCCGTGGAGCCTTGAAGCAGGCTTTTTGCGCAGGTTCCAAAAGAGGATTTATGTGACATTGCCGGACAACGCCTCGCGCACAAACCTGTTCAACCAGTACACCCGCCCGCTCAACACAGAAAGCGCGCTCAAGATAGACGAGCTTGCCAAGATAACGGACGGCTACAGCGCAAGCGACATCAAGGACATCTGCCAGTCGGTGCAGCTGCGCGTCGTCAACGAGCTGTTCGAGAGCGGAAAGGCGATGGAGGCTAACGCAAACCCGAGGCCCGTCGG